Proteins co-encoded in one Deltaproteobacteria bacterium RBG_16_64_85 genomic window:
- a CDS encoding MFS transporter — MVSLLTDFSSEMIYPLLPVFLTTTLGAGPAALGMIEGVAETTASLLKLFSGVWSDRMGRKKPLVAAGYGLSAAMRPLVGFATSWGHVLAVRFSDRIGKGIRTSPRDALIATSVPAEDRGRAFGLQRAMDHLGAVVGPLAAFLLLSGAGLSLRTVFFLSAIPGAAAVAALLFLVREPQAPAPVHAGGKLGDGRLPPAYRRYLLIVCLFTLGNASDAFLILRAVESGIPVAYVPLLWGAFHVVKSSLSIPAGILSDRWDRRKVVVAGWIVYAVTYAAWGLARGPAWMVGLFLVYGLYAAATEGVERALVADFIPPERRGTAYGWFHLVVGVSALPASVLFGAIWKWRGAGAAFGLSATLALLAAALLLSLKSPTSPAESGRATRSP; from the coding sequence ATGGTGAGCCTGCTCACCGACTTCTCGAGCGAGATGATCTACCCCCTCCTCCCCGTGTTCCTCACGACAACGCTCGGCGCCGGCCCGGCCGCCCTCGGGATGATCGAAGGGGTGGCCGAAACCACCGCCAGCCTCCTCAAGCTCTTTTCCGGCGTCTGGTCCGACCGGATGGGACGAAAGAAGCCGCTGGTTGCGGCGGGGTACGGCCTGTCCGCGGCCATGCGCCCGTTGGTGGGGTTTGCCACTTCCTGGGGACATGTCCTGGCCGTGCGGTTCTCGGACCGGATCGGCAAGGGGATCCGGACTTCCCCCCGCGACGCCCTGATCGCCACATCCGTCCCGGCGGAAGACCGCGGGCGCGCCTTCGGGCTGCAGCGGGCGATGGACCACCTGGGGGCGGTGGTCGGCCCCCTGGCCGCTTTCCTGCTCCTCTCCGGCGCGGGGCTCTCCCTGCGGACCGTTTTCTTTCTTTCGGCGATCCCCGGGGCGGCCGCCGTCGCGGCGCTTCTTTTTCTCGTGCGGGAGCCGCAAGCCCCCGCTCCGGTCCACGCAGGGGGAAAACTCGGAGACGGTCGGCTACCGCCCGCCTACCGCCGCTATCTGCTGATCGTCTGCCTGTTCACCCTCGGGAACGCAAGCGACGCCTTCCTCATCCTCCGCGCGGTGGAGTCGGGCATTCCCGTCGCGTACGTCCCCCTGCTGTGGGGGGCGTTCCACGTCGTCAAATCCTCCCTTTCCATCCCCGCGGGGATCCTCTCCGACCGGTGGGACCGCAGGAAGGTGGTCGTCGCGGGGTGGATCGTCTATGCCGTAACGTACGCCGCGTGGGGCCTGGCCCGCGGGCCGGCCTGGATGGTGGGGCTGTTCCTGGTGTATGGACTGTACGCGGCTGCGACCGAGGGGGTGGAGCGGGCGCTGGTCGCCGACTTCATCCCCCCCGAGCGTCGCGGAACCGCCTACGGGTGGTTCCACCTCGTGGTGGGGGTCTCCGCCCTTCCGGCAAGCGTCCTCTTCGGCGCCATCTGGAAATGGCGCGGGGCGGGAGCCGCCTTCGGGCTGAGCGCAACGCTGGCGCTCCTCGCGGCCGCGCTGCTGCTGTCCCTCAAGAGCCCCACATCGCCTGCGGAGAGCGGCCGGGCGACTCGATCACCTTGA